A window of Lagenorhynchus albirostris chromosome 11, mLagAlb1.1, whole genome shotgun sequence contains these coding sequences:
- the LOC132529550 gene encoding LOW QUALITY PROTEIN: keratin, type II cytoskeletal 75-like (The sequence of the model RefSeq protein was modified relative to this genomic sequence to represent the inferred CDS: inserted 2 bases in 1 codon; deleted 4 bases in 2 codons): protein MSRQSTLTFQTGSRRGFSMASATTLATSHSRFSSVSVAHSPVGSGGMGRISGAGTSCGSLSLYNLGGTKRVSISGCSSFRSGFDGRASREIEVSGGFGYGGRTGGGYGGPGFSVCPPGGIQEVTINQXLLTPLNLQIDPTIQRVRKEEREQIQTLNDKFASSIDKMRFLEQQNEVLETKWSLLQEQGTKTVRQSLEPIFNTYINLQWQLDSVTTKRGRLGAELRTMQDVGEDLKVSDAELTGSAGTVPMQTRVSDTSVVLSMDNNCILDLDGIIAKVKAQYEDIANRSRADVVSWYQTKYEELQVTAGRPGDDLRNTKREISETDQMIQRLRAEIDNVKMQRCKLECAMPEAEQQGEAALNDAKCKLAGLEEALQKTRQDMACLLKEFQEVMNSKLGLDIEIATYRRLLEGEEHGSVKDGHQAAGRCWAREYLCEQLQRHILYEPSVVSTPVYCPGDTSVLKSSGGCSIMAPHRASLLCQALH from the exons ATGTCCAGGCAGTCCACTCTCACCTTCCAGACAGGCAGCCGCAGGGGCTTCAGCATGGCCTCAGCCACCACCCTAGCCACCAGCCACTCTCGCTTCAGCTCCGTCTCTGTGGCCCACTCCCCG GTGGGCAGTGGAGGGATGGGAAGGATCAGCGGTGCTGGGACCAGCTGTGGAAGCCTCAGCCTCTACAACCTGGGGGGGACCAAGCGGGTCTCCATCAGTGGGTGCAGCAGCTTCCGAAGTGGCTTTGATGGCAGGGCAAGCAGAGAGATTGAGGTCAGTGGTGGGTTCGGCTATGGGGGCAGAACTGGAGGGGGCTATGGGGGCCCCGGCTTCTCCGTCTGTCCCCCTGGAGGCATCCAAGAGGTCACCATCAACCA TCTCCTGACTCCCCTCAACCTGCAAATTGACCCCACCATCCAGCGGGTACGGAAAGAAGAGCGGGAGCAGATCCAGACCCTCAATGACAAGTTTGCCTCTTCCATTGACAAG ATGCGGTTCCTGGAGCAGCAGAATGAGGTCCTGGAGACCAAATGGAGCCTGCTGCAGGAGCAGGGCACCAAGACCGTGAGGcagagcctggagcccatcttcaACACCTACATCAACCTCCAGTGGCAGTTGGACAGCGTCACCACCAAGAGGGGCAGGCTGGGTGCTGAGCTGAGAACCATGCAGGATGTCGGGGAAGATCTCAAAGTCAG TGATGCTGAGTTAACTGGCTCTGCAGGAACTGTCCCAATGCAGACCCGGGTCAGCGACACATCGGTGGTCCTGTCCATGGACAACAACTGCATCCTGGACCTGGATGGCATCATCGCCAAGGTCAAAGCCCAGTACGAGGACATCGCCAACCGCAGCCGGGCTGATGTTGTGTCCTGGTACCAGACCAAG TACGAGGAGCTGCAGGTCACGGCAGGCCGGCCCGGCGATGATCTCCGCAACACCAAACGAGAGATCTCTGAGACGGACCAGATGATCCAGAGGCTGAGAGCCGAGATCGACAACGTCAAGATGCAG CGCTGCAAACTGGAG TGCGCCATGCCCGAGGCGGAGCAGCAGGGGGAGGCGGCCCTCAACGACGCCAAGTGCAAGCTGGCTGGGCTGGAGGAGGCCCTGCAGAAGACCAGGCAGGACATGGCCTGCCTGCTCAAGGAGTTCCAGGAGGTGATGAACTCCAAGCTGGGCCTGGACATCGAGATCGCCACCTACAGGCGCCTGCTGGAGGGCGAGGAGCACGGCTCAGTCAAGGATGGGCACCAG gctgcAGGAAGGTGTTGGGCCCGTGAATATCT CTGTGAACAGCTCCAAAGGCACATCCTCTACGAGCCAAGTGTGGTCAGCACACCCGTGTACTGTCCAGGGGACACCAGCGTCCTCAAGAGCAGCGGGGGCTGCAGCATCATGG CCCCGCATAGGGCATCTCTTCTGTGCCAAGCCCTGCATTAG
- the KRT84 gene encoding LOW QUALITY PROTEIN: keratin, type II cuticular Hb4 (The sequence of the model RefSeq protein was modified relative to this genomic sequence to represent the inferred CDS: deleted 1 base in 1 codon; substituted 1 base at 1 genomic stop codon) yields MAIVVDLWKNRCSPLTQDTVTPCRSDTVSSGRRVGSFSSCSAMPPQNLNHFRASSVSCRSGPCFQGLSSFGSRSVIRFGSCSPRIVAVCPRPIRYGAGLGSGSGMAFGFGDGSGAGLGFGAGSGLGYGFGGPGFGYHVGGAGAPAAPSITAVTVNRSLLTHLSLEIDPNAQRVKRDEKEQIETLNNKFASFIDKVQFLEQQNKLLETKWNFLQEQKYGRSNLEPLFENYITNLQRQLDVVNSERARLEAERNNVQDVPEGFKKKYEEEVELLANAENEFVALKKDVDTAFSNKSDLEANVDTLTQDIKFLKTLHMAEIQLLQSHISETSVIVKIDNSRDLNFDGIVADIKAQYEETARRSRADAEAWYQTKYEEMRVTAGQHCDNLRNTRDEINELTRLIQRLKAEIEHAKAQHCKLEAAVAEAEQGGEAALSDAKCKLAELEAALQQAKQDMARQLKEYQEVRNVKLALDIEVATYKRLLEGEESHXVLSVQQVGVAVSSSRGGPMCGPEPLVTTCSLSGGGVTISGRSSNRSSGFCSSNVGGAQVVGGAQVVGGGDPLSAGFQGGSSVLVGDTCAPSVPCPLPTEGGFSSRGSSVRFVSTTTSSRAPASHQPGRTISTASASVPKVPRLWAEGALGTHPAKKPRAALPGLCPLGGFFFTA; encoded by the exons ATGGCAATAGTGGTGGACTTGTGGAAAAA TCGCTGCTCGCCTCTCACCCAGGACACCGTCACACCTTGCCGCTCCGACACAGTCAGCTCTGGTCGCCGTGTGGGCAGCTTCAGCTCTTGCTCAGCAATGCCCCCCCAGAACCTGAACCACTTCCGGGCCAGCTCTGTCTCCTGCAGGAGTGGGCCCTGCTTCCAGGGTCTTAGCAGCTTCGGCAGTCGGAGTGTCATCAGGTTTGGATCGTGCTCACCCCGGATAGTAGCTGTGTGCCCTCGGCCCATCCGCTACGGAGCTGGCCTTGGTTCTGGCAGTGGGATGGCCTTTGGCTTTGGTGATGGGAGCGGTGCTGGTCTGGGGTTTGGAGCTGGCAGTGGCCTCGGCTATGGCTTCGGCGGCCCTGGCTTTGGCTACCATGTTGGAGGAGCTGGAGCGCCAGCAGCCCCGTCCATCACAGCAGTGACTGTTAACCGGAGCCTGCTGACCCACCTCAGCCTGGAGATTGACCCTAATGCCCAGAGGGTGAAGAGGGATGAGAAGGAGCAAATTGAGACCCTCAACAACAAATTTGCCTCCTTCATCGACAAG GTGCAGTTCCTGGAACAGCAGAATAAGCTCCTAGAGACCAAGTGGAACTTCCTCCAAGAGCAGAAATATGGCAGGAGCAACCTGGAGCCCCTCTTCGAGAACTACATCACCAACCTGCAGAGACAGCTGGACGTAGTGAACAGCGAACGGGCCCGGCTGGAGGCTGAGAGGAACAACGTGCAGGATGTCCCTGAGGGTTTCAAGAAGAA ATATGAAGAGGAGGTGGAACTCCTGGCCAACGCTGAGAATGAGTTTGTGGCTCTGAAGAAG GATGTGGATACAGCTTTCTCAAATAAGTCTGATCTAGAGGCCAACGTGGATACCTTAACTCAGGATATCAAATTCCTGAAAACTCTACACATGGCG GAAATCCAGTTGCTGCAGTCACACATCTCTGAGACATCAGTCATCGTGAAGATAGACAACAGCCGGGACCTGAACTTTGATGGGATCGTCGCCGATATCAAAGCCCAGTATGAAGAGACTGCCAGGCGCAGTCGGGCTGATGCAGAGGCCTGGTACCAGACCAAG TATGAGGAGATGCGGGTGACAGCTGGCCAACACTGTGACAACCTGCGTAACACTCGGGATGAGATCAATGAGCTGACCCGCCTGATCCAGAGGCTGAAGGCAGAGATCGAGCACGCCAAGGCTCAG CACTGCAAGCTGGAGGCCGCCGTGGCCGAGGCAGAGCAGGGGGGCGAGGCAGCCCTCAGCGACGCCAAGTGCAAGCTGGCGGAGCTGGAGGCCGCCCTGCAGCAGGCCAAGCAGGACATGGCACGGCAGCTGAAGGAGTACCAGGAGGTGAGGAATGTCAAGCTGGCCCTGGACATCGAGGTCGCCACCTATAAGCGCCTGCTGGAAGGTGAGGAGAGCCACTAAGTGCTCTCAGTGCAGCAGGTGGGAGTGG CGGTGAGCAGTTCCCGGGGCGGCCCGATGTGCGGGCCCGAGCCTCTGGTCACCACCTGCAGCCTCTCTGGCGGCGGGGTCACCATCTCGGGCCGCAGCAGCAACCGGTCCAGCGGCTTCTGCAGCTCGAACGTGGGCGGGGCCCAGGTCGTGGGCGGGGCCCAGGTCGTGGGCGGCGGGGACCCGCTGAGCGCGGGCTTCCAGGGAGGG AGCTCCGTGCTTGTGGGCGACACCTGCGCCCCCAGCGTCCCCTGCCCGCTGCCCACCGAGGGCGGCTTCAGCAGCCGCGGTTCCAGCGTCCGCTTCGTGTCCACCACCACCTCGAGCCGAGCGCCGGCCAGCCACCAACCAGGAAGAACCATCTCCACGGCTTCTGCTTCTGTCCCCAAAGTGCCCAGACTCTGGGCCGAGGGCGCTCTAGGTACCCATCCTGCCAAGAAGCCGAGGGCTGCTCTGCCTGGCCTGTGTCCTCTGGGGGGATTTTTTTTCACCGCCTAA